catgaaatgaaaagaatagAGATGAGGGTGGAATTAATCATCAGAGGTACAAGGCTGGTGGACTTGgttttgaattttatttgtacagtaatGGTGTGGAATATTATCCagtaatatatgtatataaatgatcTTATATATCATTGTAAAAGCTCTTTACACTCTAACTGAATGCACCTCAAAACTCAGATCCTATATGCAATTATGAGGTAGACATTAATAATGGTATTTTCCACCCTctgcaaaaaaatattgaatacaCCTTAAATTACTCTTATCAATGTAAGAAATATATGATTATCATGAAACTCTGTACatcacaaataataaaataattatagaATAGAAATTATACCGATTTGAGTGCATTTTGTATATTTACAAAGAAATGCAGCATtctcatttcttcatttcttgCACTTTGTAAAGTTTTCGACTGTACAAATATTTACAGCTCAAAAATAATGAACAGCAGTGCATTCAAAGCTAATGTGCATTTAAATATCGTCTCGTTTGCGAGTCTTTTATATTTTCGTCATCAGAGAAGACAAACTCTCTTCGCTGACCGCATGTCCTTGGCGCAGTCAGTTGTGGAAGTGCATTTCGTAAAGATGCAGACTTTTGAGCAAAAAGTTCGCCTCAGtaatgtgtgctttttttttattttttttacaacaacaacagggcCCCAGTCAGGCACAAGTCTGGTTTTGTGTCCTTTCTGTCCGCAAAAGCGCACGACGCCTCTCCCAGCGCCTCTCCACCGGTCTCCAGTAAGGCAAAAAATCTCTTGAAGGCATTACCACCATCATCttatctcctctcctcagaCCAGTGTgcgtccatgtgtgtgtgtgtgtgtgtgtgtgtgtgtgtgtgtgtgtgtttggtagattagaCATTCaccccctttttcttttctttttttttcggAAAACAGGCACTTGCTCGGGCCTGTAATGACTCCAGCTGGACAGTGGCAATTACGGCCTGGATGCACATACCCAAAAGAGTCCGCCTGGCTGGCAGGATCACACGGCAGAGCTGCAACAAAGCGCTGACGGGCAAACCCCACTGTCCTCTGGCCTCGGCACGAACAGGTGCACAGTTGGACTCAATAGGCTCCCATCTCGCCTTGGTGATCAGTCAGATCACACACCATGTACCCATCCCTTGTGCCATATGGACGCGTCTcactctgggaaaaaaaagcctgtttGATGAGTGGTAACTTGTTGCATGGATGGGAAATAAGGCGTAACACTTTAAGGCAGAGAGTGTAAATTATTGTGAGTCTGAATAAATAGCAGATATCGCCTCTTGTGTGCATCCCTTTTGAATAAAGACAAGGCGCGTCATGCCTGTGAGAACTTTATATCTTCAATCTGGGACCCATCAAGACTTATCtttgatttttctgtctttttaaaaaaaaaagttttgttttaatggatAAGGGCCGCTACCTGCACCCACACTGCTCCACCACCATGTCCTCGTACTGTTTGTACACCACGTTATTGCCCGAGTCTATGTACAGGATGCTGATGGGACTGAGTTTGGTGGGGACGCAGCAGCTGGGCGGGGTGCTGTTGGGGTCCATGGAGTTCATGAGCGTCTGTATGATGGCGTGGTTCGTCGGTTCGAGGTGCGACCTCAGGGGGAAGTCGCACACCCCTTCGCAGTGGTACGCCTCGTAATCCAGGGGCGCAATGATCCAGTCGTCCCAGCCCAGCTCTTTGAAATTCACATGCAGCGCCTTTTTGCTGCACCTGGATTTAGATTTCTTCCCGTGTCTCTTCCCGTGCCGGTTGCTCAGCGCGGTCCTGCGCCGCCGCCGGGGCCCCTCTCCTTTAACCCCCCGCAGCgacaccccctcctcctcctccgccgccGCCCTCACCACCGCCTCCTCCTTCTCGCCGACGGACCTCCGCGATTTgatcttctccttcatctcgTTGAACAGGTTCTCCCTCTTCTTGGAGCGTGTGTAGGCGACCAGGATGGCCTTCTCCTGCTGGGAACGGCCGCTCCTGTCCAGCCCCAGCTGCCTCAGGTCCACCTCGGTGTCTGATTTGCCGAGAGTGACCCGGAGCTGGAAGCAGAGCTGGTTCCCCTGCTGATagtgatgaggatgatgatggtgggggtggtggtgataatgatgatgctggtgtgttttaaacatttccCACACGTCCAGAACCTCCCAGCCGGCCTTGGTGGAGTCCAGCGGGTCCAGCGACCTGGAGTCCAGCAGCCTGTCCGAGAGGCAGGGGTAGAGCTGGATGTCGTAGAGGCCCGTCGTCTGCAGGGAAGTCTGCAAATCCCCGGGCGCTCTCCTAAATATCCTTAATTCCGCCCCGACCAGctcctctttgtctgaaaggGTTGAGACATCAAACAGATACTTTTGTCTTCGCAGAGGAGAGTGCAAAAGATCGTCTGCAaggataaaagaagaaaataattgcAGTCAGATTCACTTAGGGTGTACAGTGTTCAGAgggaaggggggagggagggaggaagggagggagggagactCACATTCTCCCACAGaggccttctctctctctcccccctctctctttcttgtttttcaaatgtccACCCTGAACCTGCCTGAAACAAACTACAGCTGACAAGTCCTCAGTTTGGATGAGAATGAAAAAACTTCATGCTtattgttgtttaaaaaaaaaaaaaaaaaaaacttttccgAGATTTTGAGCCAATCTTGACAATGATTTTCCTCTGATTTCCTCTGATTTAAATCTATCAACCTCAACAGAATCCTCCtgataaataaaatctattaCAAATCCTTAAAACAGACTTTCACAAAGTCTTGTTTTAGACTTTTTTACAAAGTCTGTTTTAAGAAACAGACATTtacaaagtctgtttacaggctTCCTCTTCTAGTTCCTCAAGTTTCTTAATTTCATTTCCTGCAAATTTCTTGCACAGgaacaatttaaaatgatactGAGATGCAAAGCACACGATGTTCATACAGGAAGCATCTAGCTTGCCCCAAAAACagtagattgttttttttctacacttAATATCTTATTTATCCGCTAATCATCGCTCATTATGAGGCTAAAGTtcgttttttttacattacagtaacaATAATCCAATAAAATCTGGCGATATTTTAAAGCCACTTTTAATCAAAGTCAGCATGTCTTAATGAAAATAGTTCTGCTTTCATTTTACTTGATGACAGACTGATTATTAATTTCCACCTCCTTGGCAGAGTGGATGTAAACTTTTCCTTCGTTGCAGCTTCAGAGTCTTTAATCCTAGCAGAAGTCAGATCATCAGAAACgtggttagttttttttttttttgagggctCTGGTACAGttgtaaagcaaaaaaaaagaaaacacacacacacaaaaaaaacaagaggcCTAGTGATGTGAAGGCCCCTGGGTGCTGCCAGACACAACGGACCAAAGGCGACATACTGTACACTCTACTGAACAATACACAATTAATGCATTATTCCCTGCTGGAGACCCAGGAGGCCTGCAAATATTTCATCAAGGCGAACCAATGAGACTGGAATATAACTCTGTGGAACAATGCATGAGAAGGCGTCAGCgtttgaaaacaaatattaaatatctgCCTGAGtatttttaagtgtgtgttttttttttcaaatcaaatttgAATCAGAATGATTTATGTTTTACAGCATGAGAGATAAAAGGAGTTTCTTCTTATAGTTTTACTGCAAAAGCTTTTGTCTTATTTTCCGCTTGAAAGCTTAAATTCTTTGACCCAAAGGAAATCATTCTTGTAATAGGCATGGgatgttgtgttgttttctgccgtttttctcttttttttccggCATTTTTCCTGCCATCGTCAATCAGTAGTTTGAGTGTCTGTAGAATCCACAGCAGAATTTATcgagaaaatgtaatttaactCAAGAAAACCAATGAAACCAGTTGATTTACGTTgtaaacacatgaaatgttGGCTTGTAACTGTCAAAAATTTCCACTTGTTTCAAGGATAATGTTTTCAACTCAATACTGAAATAAAGTCGCCTGTTGAGATGGAAAATGTGTGGCGTGTTTGTCAAAATCAACTTGTTGCCTCGGCTGATCCTCACAATTTCTGGCTGAACGTTTTCTAAGTAAATAAAAGTGACGCAGGTCTAAACGCTcctgtgataaaaaaaatttgtAAAAGTTATTCTAAAGAGATATTTGAATCTGCTTGTCAGTTTCGCTCTGTGAACCCTGCCGAGTCAAACCGTAAAAGCAGATTGAAACCTTGTGCTCGTTTCAGTGACTTTGCGCGTATGGTCTGCATtaggtttcttcttctttttttttttttttataagaccTCAAACAAATCGAATACAAGTTCACCAAATAATTAACAGTTCTGAATTCCCATCTTCCTCATTAAAGGACTTCCCttcttatatttcatctcatccTGCCAACGACAACATTCCCCTTAAAATGCGCCTGCACGGACTGACTGGACAGACTGCTGAGGTTACTGAGAGATATTCGTGTTGACAGTCAAAAATGTACAAAGTTTTCTTAATTTCATTATTATGTAAAAAGACGTTTTTTTCCCATTACGCACAAGATGCTTGAAGGTGGATGGGGTAAAACGCGCTGGATGTTACTGCTAGGTTAAAACGGCATTCGTGCACTTTTGTTTGACCTTGTTGGTTGTATTTgaacaaatgcaaaacatgtttttgtcatcTATGCCTctgtttagagagagagagagagaggtagagagagaggtagagagagagagagagtgagagagagagcgagagagagggagagagagagagagagagagagagaggccggGCTGCACCATCTGCGCTTTAATGAGTTACCCCAAGTGCCAAAAGTAATTTTCAGATTCGGGTTATTCTTTTCTGATCTTGCCTTTTCTGACCTCCAGGAAACACCCTGTCTGGTTTTATAAGCGAATTTCATTTACCTACGAAAGTGTGAAAGCCAAAGAAGCCGTGGATCATAGGTGCACTCAGTAAAACCTGTCGCTGCACGGATGAATAATGCGTGAAAGACGCAAAAGTTGTTACTTTTACGCGTCAAAAGATGCCCCCATGCGTATTTCTTTCCTGATGGGGGCGATTTAAATCACGAAGCCTCCCAGCTGAGACTCATTCTGCAGGTTAATGCAGTGCAACACTTAAGGGATGCTGGGAGGACTCCAAAAAGAAACGAAGGGCGCTGAGCTGAAAGAACgggaagaaaaataattttccGTAATTAAAGTGGCGGTCGCAAAGGGAGGTTCCGCAGTAAAATACGAACCACTTCACAGCGGAGGAAGtgctctttcattttttttttttttttctctctcgtCGTTTTTTGGTGATGTGCCATCGTGGCCGAGCTGGGTCATTATGGGAGAATAGACAGTGTTTGATATGTTATGACATGAACACTCAATTAGATCACCGAGTTCAAATACTCCAATCAGCCGTTCGATGCCAAGCAGCTCTCAGAGGGTCCAGCTCGGGGTCAGAGCCAGTGACACATCACATCAAAATCACAGGAGAAAGTGAGGCGTTTTTCCTATCAAATCAGTTCACACTGCAAGAAATGACCACACGGACGAGCCCTTTACATTCATATTCACTCTTTAAACGTCCTTTTTTGTCTTGAACCAAGTGTGGAGTGAGAATTATTTTCAATGTCCCTTTTTATCCAAGGAATTTGTGTCAAATCTTGAAAAATACGTTTTTACGCTTCACTGAACATACGTCTTGAAACAGTTGATTTGAAGTGGAAATAATTGAAACTGCACCTCACTCCGCTTTtctagataaaaaaaatatgatttaagcAGCCGACTCTGGCCTGAGTAACTCTTCAGGATGGATATTTTTTGCAGCGCGCAGTCTGCGTCCCAGAGCTGAGGCTCGGAGTGTTTCAGACAGGAGGGGACGCAAACAAAGATAGCTTTTATTTCTCCTGCAAAGATTAACTCGGCTTATGCCCCCTTGTGTGTGttggatgtgtttgtgtttatcagATTGTGTTTGTCCTCACAGACCGGTCAAATCACTTGGTTACACATGTTAACTGACCCAAACACCTGCTTCTCACACCGACCCGCTCTGCCCTGGCCCCCCAGCTGCCTTTGTCAGCACAAGTTGGCCAAGACTGGGCACCATAATGGCAGCAGATTACACTTTTTAATATGTGGCGGGTTTGGGGATTCGGCCTATCTAGCATTTTAAATGCTCACGCTTTGTTTTagggtgtttgtgtttggagaGCAACGAAAAATCGAAAATGAAACAACCACCAAGTGCTGTAATATcctaagtgaaaaaaaagtttcctctCTATTCACGTGGAGGTTGGGAGCGGAATAGTTTTTTGCTGCAGCCTGCACTGACACTGATTTACAGCCTTCATTTAGACAGCGCCTCAATTAGTGTTTTACTGTCGTGTTACCCGGAGGTTAATTTAAGTGTAATATAACttaatactttaatactttGTTACACGTTTCTGTGGCTGTGCGCCAAACAGTCCTGAATGCAACCATGAAACGTGAGGCATTGCTCATGAATAACAAATAATCCTGCAGCTTTCAAGactttgcttttgtttaacagttacttttatgatttattgatatttttgcGCGTAAAAGTGCGTCTTCACATTATTTTGCCCGATTAAAACGTGCGTAAAAGTAGCCGATGCTCTTGAGTTTTTATACATTACTGTACTTTTTAgccacttttcatcaaaatctgCACAAGAGGAGAATATTAGTCCGTGGAGAAAAACGGTGTCACAGAATTATGAGACTGAGCTGATGGAGCTGGCAGCGGACTGAAACCAACCTGTTCCTCTGTCCACAAAACTTGTTATGGTGTTGGCAGATTTAGAGGAGCGGAAAAAGCTTGCGTTTAGTCCGAGCTTCTCTGCAGCCGAGTATGTCCTGTATATAGAGAGCATGTATTCATGCGGCACAATATCGTCCTTTAGGTCTTCTTTGTGGTGGCTCACGATAGGATGCGAGGACGCGAAGATGTCTTTTAGGAATTTGGTTGACCTTTGTCCGTTCTGATGATGGATCCTGGCTCCCCTGTTCCTCCTCGGCGCAGAGGGAGAGATGATAGCAGCTGACTGGAAACACGGTATATTCCCAAGGAAAACAAGGAGCAGGCCCAGATAAAGCGTTACGACTCGAGATGCGTCCATGGCTGGAGAGTCACCGGGAGATGTTGAGaaactctttctcttttttttcccccccgcACAGTGAAGTTGGTTTCTGGGGGCCGCCGGAGCCGGAGATGATGTGCGCGTCAGGGTCGGAGAGCTGCTACTTTTGCGCTCTCCGGTCGCACCAGAAGAAGTGCGTTTTGCGCTCTGGACTCCACACAAGAGCGGAGAGTGTTGGGCCGAGAGAAACACGCCCACATGGTCGCTCAGTGCAGGGCTTCCCAAACAATTTCATGTCACAGACCTTCAAACAGACGCACACAGAGCCAACTGACCGCCACAAGATACAGACGCAGGAGTCCATGTGGGAACTTTATGTTGTGGGTTTAGCAGCAAATTGATGAACTGTCTACACTATACACCGTTAAAACTACACTAATGTGGTTGACAATAACTTCAaagtttatcattattattatttagttattattttttagtaaaacaaattacagtgaaaataaactttttataCCCTCAAGAATTAATTTAAACCAGCGATTTAAACTAAAACGACCAGCTAATACATGTTTCCGTCAACTGCCAAGTTTAAAATGCGGAACACAGTCGGTGTTTAGTCTACACAACActgaaaaaccacatcagagtCATAATTCTCCTTATCACAGAGTCTTTGAGAGAAGCTTCCAAGGCCACATCAAGATTAGATTTTACGCAGATAGGCTGAAGACAACGTGATCATAAAGATgcgtcattttttaaaagagtcaTCATGGATTTTTGCAACTGAATTTCACACTTTATTTAGAGAAAGAGTGCTTTAAATGATATGACAtgtaatgaataataaataatgcagATGACATTTCAGTGGTTGACTTTGTGTTTGTCGATGGCATCTGAATTCTTGAAGATTGAGATGAAACTCTTCAGAAATAGAAGCATCGTTAAATAAAATGAGGGATGACGTTTTGTTCATTTCAATGTAACAAAAGCGTCAACACAGTTAAACCCAAAACATAAAGTCTTGATGTGGAGTCGCTCAACTGCATCGATACATTCAAAATGACTCCACTGACCTCTAGCGGCCTTTGGTGTCTATTGCAAGACAAACGTAAAGAAACGAGGCCAAATACTGCATTTAGGTCATCTGGAGAAAGCTATGATGTATAATTTAATGGTAAAATATATGAGACTTGAGATGCATGTCATGACATTAAGCATGTCCAAATGCCATaaacgatttttttttttttttaaatttgtattagTCTTGATCCTGATGGTGACACATATGCACCTTTTTCTACTCTTTTGTAACTTAGATGCACCTTTCTGCACAATTTGATTTATTGCATGTAAATCGGTACAGATTAACCAGTACTATTATTCATGCACTGCACTATAATCTGTAGTTTGCATCTCCTATTAcctttatgttttttctgttttactatttgctttattttaccatgtacatatatacacatatttaaatAGGTACACAGAGCATCTTGAGCACAAAAAATGTTCTTTGGGATTAATAACATTATCTTATTCTGTCTTATTATATCAGCTCTGCACTGAAACACCCAGTATTGGTTTTACAGCAATAACATTTAACTGCAAACTGCAAAATCGAACAATTACAAATAGTTTAATGTGatgattaaaaataattaatttcctCATTCAAGTTGAAAGAGAATATTCCCAAcacttgtgtgtctgtttcctATTAAGAAAAACTGATCATCATATCGTGTTTAAATACAAAGACAGATTGTCTGATGGGGATGtgttttggtttagtttttGAAGTAACTACCTTTACCAAATCTACAACTATTCCTTTTATCAAATAACTTTTCCCTGATGTGTTCACATATTACTTTGTCTGCTCTTTTTTTGCCAGATTAGGTGAAAATGTAGCACAGCCTGAGGGGCAACATGTCAGACTCTCTGTAAACCTTGATACAAGGCACAGTAACATAACTGCACAAAGGAGGGGCCACATCATTTatgaaaacatctttaaagTTGACTTGCCATGAGAACAAATATGATGGGGTTGGTCTGGATTTCAGAGTACAGAGGTGACCCCTGCTATAGCTGAGTCTGTTTGTTGTGagtttcatttattatttctgtaatatatttatattttattagtttatttgatGGGGACAATGCTCATCCATCAACAGAAACAAACTACTATATAATTATATagttatatgtatataatatatataactgcattcattttaattgaaatgattAAAGTTTGGATATTGGTTGTAGATGATATTACATTCAGGAACATGTGAATAGTATCATTCACCACAGTCAGATAAATCAGTGCCACACATTACAGACTTAACGACAACGTCTGTTGTTGATCTGCTGCTCATTGTATGACTTTATGTTGTTGTTCCAGCAGAGGGCCTCAGTGATAAGAAGACAAACTGCTCCTCATAGGTCACATGCTAACATTTCATTCAGTGCCACCCAGTGTCCAGTGCTTCCCCAGAAGCCAGTTTGACGCACTtggaaatgatgaatgatgaacacAGATAAAACATCATCCTGGAGGTTATTTCTTACTGATATATGCTATTTGGTTCCTTTTCGGCTATAATGATCATCAATCTAGTTTCTAGTTTGCACTCATAATCTATGGCGCAGTTGCTCGTGCAAACATTATGATGTTTTCATATTACAGAATCTGTAATTGGCACCAGGACAAATGAAGGCGCAGAGGCTGCATTTGAATATGAATGGTTAGTAGGCATATACAAATTAGGACAAGCGCAGCGCCTTCCTCCCTGATTTCAGCACTATGGAGAGCCAACACGCTCTGATCCGAGAGCAGTTCAGCAGACTATATTTGGTTTCATGCAcattactgtacacacacacacacacctgcggGATGTGTTGAACATATGCAGGCCCTATAGCCGATGTCGTGCTGCGCCTTTCAGCTGGCATCGTTATAATGTGAATCAAGGAAATATTATATTCCACAAATACAGGCTGTTATGCATTCATGGATGAATAGGTAttctaaaaatataaaatgtattttggtgaTGAGAACATCCTTACACCAGGGACCTATCAGCATGTACATATGGGTTATGTATTGGAGGACATGCCATGTGTTAAATGGCTCTCTTGGATGAAATACAGGATAGCATACATTTAAATTTATACCATACACTGACAGGGACTTAATTTAGCTACATCTTCATATACCTGTGGTTTTCCAAAGATGTCAAACCCATAGGCTATGTATTATTCACCAGCCTCTCCGCAGCTTATGTTGCTATACGGTGGAGGGGAGTCAGCGCCTTACGCGTTATGTAACACACTTGGGATGGTAGTCATTAATGCGTGCACAGTCAGTGGTCTCGCTTCTTGTCCAATCATGTGTGTCCTCAGTCTGCACGCAGCTCTCCTCCACCCGACATccaaacagcagagcagagcagagcagagcggagGCTGCCACCGGCGGAGCACCAGCGGCGGAACGACCCTT
This sequence is a window from Thunnus thynnus chromosome 10, fThuThy2.1, whole genome shotgun sequence. Protein-coding genes within it:
- the gdf6a gene encoding growth/differentiation factor 6-A, which produces MDASRVVTLYLGLLLVFLGNIPCFQSAAIISPSAPRRNRGARIHHQNGQRSTKFLKDIFASSHPIVSHHKEDLKDDIVPHEYMLSIYRTYSAAEKLGLNASFFRSSKSANTITSFVDRGTDDLLHSPLRRQKYLFDVSTLSDKEELVGAELRIFRRAPGDLQTSLQTTGLYDIQLYPCLSDRLLDSRSLDPLDSTKAGWEVLDVWEMFKTHQHHHYHHHPHHHHPHHYQQGNQLCFQLRVTLGKSDTEVDLRQLGLDRSGRSQQEKAILVAYTRSKKRENLFNEMKEKIKSRRSVGEKEEAVVRAAAEEEEGVSLRGVKGEGPRRRRRTALSNRHGKRHGKKSKSRCSKKALHVNFKELGWDDWIIAPLDYEAYHCEGVCDFPLRSHLEPTNHAIIQTLMNSMDPNSTPPSCCVPTKLSPISILYIDSGNNVVYKQYEDMVVEQCGCR